The genomic DNA TGTTAGTTCAAGGTGTGCAAGCTGGTCTTCGCCAACCGGAACCACATTCGCCTTGTAAATTAAAATATCCGCAGCTTGCAAAACCGGGTAACCAAGAAACCCAAAGTTGTGCAGGTCTTTATCTTTAAGTTCGCCAAGCTGTTCTTTGTAAGTTGGGCAACGGAAAAGCCAACCTAATGGTGTTATCATACCAAGCAATAAATTTAATTCGGCGTGTTCTGGTACTTCCGATTGGCGAAATATTACAGCTTTTTTAGGGTCTATTCCGCAGGCAAGCCAGTCAAGAACCATCTCTTTTGAGTTTGGCAAGATATTTTTTGTGTTCGCGTAGTCGGTGGTAAGGGCGTGCCAGTCGGCAACCATATAGCAACATTGATATTCGTTTTGCATAGCAACCCAATTGTCTATTGCTCCAAAAAGATGGCCCAAATGCAGTTTGCCCGTCGGGCGCATACCGGAAAGAACTCGTTTTTTGTTCATAAGCTATAAGCCCCACCTGTTAAAATATTGATAATAAAAGCTATCAATGGCATAAAAACCCTTGAAAAAATACCAGAGAAAAACAATATAATAACTAGAATTATACCATATGTTTCAAACTGCCTAAAATGCATTCTTACAGAGTGTGGTAAGAAATTTTCTAACACCTTACTACCGTCAAGAGGAGGTATTGGTATTAAATTTAAAATAAACAAGAATACATTTATAAAGATGATTATAAACGCAAACTGATATGCTGCCACACCAAATGCAGAATGCATTAAACCAGTGCTTTTTAGAAAATATAATGTTAGTGAGCCAATAAGTGCTAAGCACACATTTGAGAACGGGCCCGCAAGAGAAACGGTTATTAAACCTAACTTATAATTGCGAAACATCGAAGGATTAATTGGCACTGGCTTTGCCCAGCCAATAAACATAGAACTGCCTGAAAGCAAAAAAGCCAATGGCAGAATTATTGTTCCAAATAGGTCAATATGAGGAATTGGGTTTAAAGTAATGCGACCATACGCCTTTGCGGTATTGTCGCCATTTAAACTTGCAACCCAGCCATGCGCAACTTCATGCACAATTACAGAAAACATTAAAACAACAAGTTGAACGATTAATGGCATAATTAAAATATTATTGAATTAACAAGTGAATTTTGAGTGTAATTTTAATTCATTTACCGTATATTGTCAATTATTTGTTAAGCAAAAGGCGCATGCGCAAACTTTGAAACTTAAACTTACAAACTATTGACAAAAAT from Endomicrobiales bacterium includes the following:
- a CDS encoding site-2 protease family protein, giving the protein MPLIVQLVVLMFSVIVHEVAHGWVASLNGDNTAKAYGRITLNPIPHIDLFGTIILPLAFLLSGSSMFIGWAKPVPINPSMFRNYKLGLITVSLAGPFSNVCLALIGSLTLYFLKSTGLMHSAFGVAAYQFAFIIIFINVFLFILNLIPIPPLDGSKVLENFLPHSVRMHFRQFETYGIILVIILFFSGIFSRVFMPLIAFIINILTGGAYSL